One genomic segment of Vibrio penaeicida includes these proteins:
- a CDS encoding MFS transporter, producing MENTSTAPLKIVAPVVALSLFAIASGYLMSIIPLMLNEYGMSSDIASWVASSFYAGLLIGATAIEPLVAKTGHRKGFLLCLAILSSTIALLPVFPQAEVWMFSRLVAGIAVAGIFVIVESWLLAGDTSGRAKRLGIYMMSLYGGSSLGQLGINVFGVTGVLPFAVILSLMVLAAIALVVIQSTQPECEQHDAMSLKQIMHLSKPALVGCVVSGLVLGAIYGLMPLELTNRNVGLNQIGSLMALIILGGMLVQPIASWLIKYAGRTLLLALFSLLGAFAIALIAVFDSQSILAGALFVLGMASFALYPVAINLGCDNLGDNYIVSATQVMLFSYSVGSVLGPVVADTFLTNEEGLMGYLFVTLLATSIYMLISSARHKPTLVAGG from the coding sequence TTGGAAAACACCTCTACTGCACCACTAAAAATCGTCGCTCCAGTGGTCGCGCTGTCTTTGTTTGCTATCGCATCAGGCTACTTAATGAGCATCATCCCTTTGATGTTGAACGAGTACGGTATGAGTTCCGATATTGCAAGCTGGGTCGCGAGCAGTTTCTATGCCGGCTTACTCATCGGGGCAACAGCGATAGAACCTTTGGTTGCGAAAACCGGGCACCGTAAAGGATTCCTTTTGTGCTTGGCAATACTCAGTAGCACCATTGCGCTTTTGCCAGTATTTCCACAAGCTGAAGTGTGGATGTTTTCGCGCCTAGTCGCGGGGATAGCTGTCGCTGGTATCTTTGTCATCGTGGAATCTTGGCTACTTGCAGGAGATACATCCGGCAGAGCGAAAAGATTGGGAATCTACATGATGTCTCTATATGGAGGCTCTTCCCTAGGGCAATTGGGTATCAACGTGTTTGGCGTAACGGGAGTGTTACCGTTTGCAGTTATCCTGTCACTGATGGTGTTGGCTGCGATTGCCTTAGTGGTTATCCAATCCACTCAACCAGAATGTGAACAACACGACGCTATGTCGTTAAAGCAGATCATGCACTTAAGTAAACCTGCACTCGTGGGTTGCGTGGTATCAGGGCTAGTGTTGGGGGCTATTTACGGGCTCATGCCTCTAGAGTTGACCAATAGAAATGTTGGGCTGAATCAAATTGGCAGCTTAATGGCTTTAATCATTTTAGGAGGTATGCTTGTTCAACCAATCGCCTCTTGGCTAATTAAGTACGCTGGAAGAACATTATTGCTGGCGCTATTCAGCTTATTGGGAGCATTCGCAATTGCGCTTATTGCGGTATTTGATTCCCAATCTATTTTAGCTGGTGCGTTGTTTGTATTGGGTATGGCAAGTTTTGCTCTTTATCCTGTCGCAATAAATCTAGGTTGCGATAACTTAGGAGACAACTACATCGTCTCTGCAACGCAAGTGATGCTGTTTAGCTACAGTGTTGGGTCTGTATTAGGTCCGGTGGTTGCAGACACCTTCTTAACCAACGAGGAAGGACTAATGGGTTACTTGTTTGTTACTTTACTGGCAACCAGCATTTACATGTTAATTTCGAGCGCTAGACACAAGCCAACGCTTGTTGCTGGCGGCTGA
- the trxC gene encoding thioredoxin TrxC, which yields MSSFNTPCPSCRGVNRVPVERVSDLATCGKCKAHLFDGAPIEGTENNVDALLQSDQPVVIDFWAPWCNPCVGFAPVFSDVAEERKGSVRFVKIDTEAQQNLGAKYQIRSIPTVMVFKNGKRVDVINGALPKSQFDQWLNQALVK from the coding sequence ATGTCCAGCTTTAATACACCCTGCCCTTCATGTCGTGGCGTTAACCGAGTTCCCGTCGAGCGTGTTTCAGATCTTGCAACATGTGGTAAATGTAAAGCCCACTTGTTTGATGGCGCGCCCATTGAAGGCACTGAAAATAATGTTGATGCACTGTTACAAAGTGACCAACCTGTTGTGATCGATTTCTGGGCTCCTTGGTGTAACCCATGTGTTGGATTCGCCCCTGTATTCAGCGACGTAGCAGAAGAAAGAAAAGGCAGTGTTCGATTTGTGAAAATCGATACTGAAGCTCAGCAAAATCTAGGTGCTAAATACCAAATCCGAAGCATTCCTACCGTCATGGTATTTAAAAATGGTAAGCGAGTTGATGTTATTAATGGTGCGTTACCAAAATCTCAGTTTGATCAATGGCTCAACCAAGCCTTAGTGAAATAA
- a CDS encoding sigma-54-dependent transcriptional regulator — protein MTHFKFSALLVDDDADVLDSYAHLMSIANIPAKCVQDPTQACNYIDADWEGVAIIDMYMPKLNGMDLLERIKSIDGNIPVVVITGHGDIPMAVEAVKKGASDFLEKPINPPVLLDLIKKHLGIRQEYIQQKQTITQSIKAEIIGHSAQIELIRSHVAQLAMLNSHIAIVGESGTGRRSLAHLIHQLGNRSENTFIQYQGSALQCQSEAEHALAKSANGTLLITQIDLIPENIQYYLSQELLRQERSNKNHTRLIAIFNEDPEMLIKDQRLNPELYYLVSQGNIDVPSLRKRPDDIATLFHYFLKQSCVKLAKPVPTVDTYYLNTLRHHTWPGNVRELRNVAELYAIGIVKLAGQNRISNQDVLTTPLDDLVDDYEKQVIEDALFLYSGKVSEAANYLQVPRKKLYLRMKKHGIEKDKFKTRS, from the coding sequence ATGACCCACTTTAAATTTTCTGCATTACTCGTCGATGATGATGCAGACGTGTTGGATTCATACGCTCACCTCATGTCTATTGCTAATATCCCAGCGAAGTGCGTACAAGATCCTACTCAAGCATGCAATTATATTGACGCCGATTGGGAAGGTGTTGCGATAATTGATATGTACATGCCTAAGTTAAATGGAATGGATCTGCTCGAAAGGATCAAATCCATCGATGGAAACATCCCAGTCGTTGTGATTACAGGACATGGCGATATTCCCATGGCGGTTGAAGCAGTAAAGAAAGGCGCAAGTGACTTTTTAGAAAAGCCGATTAACCCACCCGTATTGCTCGATTTAATTAAAAAACATTTAGGTATCCGTCAAGAGTACATTCAACAAAAACAAACCATTACTCAATCAATTAAAGCGGAAATTATCGGTCATTCAGCTCAAATTGAATTGATCCGTAGCCACGTCGCTCAATTAGCCATGCTCAATAGTCATATCGCCATCGTAGGCGAGTCGGGTACTGGTCGCCGAAGCCTCGCACACCTTATTCATCAACTTGGTAACCGTTCAGAAAATACATTCATTCAGTACCAAGGCAGCGCTCTTCAGTGCCAAAGTGAAGCAGAGCACGCATTAGCAAAGAGTGCTAATGGAACATTATTGATTACTCAAATAGATTTGATTCCTGAAAACATTCAGTACTACCTTTCACAAGAGTTACTTCGTCAGGAACGGAGTAACAAGAATCATACGCGCCTTATCGCGATATTTAATGAAGATCCTGAAATGCTCATTAAAGATCAGCGGTTAAACCCTGAACTGTACTATTTAGTCAGCCAAGGGAATATTGACGTGCCTTCGTTACGAAAACGTCCCGACGACATCGCGACACTATTCCACTATTTTCTCAAGCAAAGTTGCGTGAAATTGGCGAAGCCCGTCCCCACTGTAGACACCTATTACCTAAATACACTAAGGCATCACACTTGGCCTGGGAATGTCCGAGAGCTTAGGAACGTTGCGGAGCTTTATGCTATTGGGATAGTAAAGCTTGCGGGGCAAAATAGAATATCCAATCAAGATGTTTTAACAACGCCGCTTGATGACTTAGTTGATGATTACGAAAAACAGGTAATTGAAGACGCCTTGTTTCTCTATTCTGGAAAGGTTTCCGAGGCAGCAAACTACTTACAAGTTCCGCGAAAAAAACTGTACCTTAGAATGAAAAAGCATGGGATAGAAAAAGATAAGTTTAAAACCCGAAGCTAA
- a CDS encoding ATP-binding protein, whose protein sequence is MTFRYHTIGAKLILAFALSTILLSIVCVVALITWNTLDRQVESLLVKSVPKYNASFQLESRSSQIRSLIDYLPEIDNTIDLDGHAQSLDQELDEIEKTLLNLRDDPQAHALLSGYRDLTNQIAFYAELVREHVSKTRASARIREQIQWIHQDIRSELKPLRQEIEWQVERENSTYAHSKLLTNLRLIQNVTDQELALYSLLQEVAKFSHVSQVDNGMKVIQFRLDDLKEMSKPLYRIPSAISYQQLIGELDSLLDLGSGFHLALRTLVESESLLLKQQQKISNQLNELHQNVALLASNADSDFIAVKSDTANVISYGNQILIACFSLSILTSAFLTYYFIHRRIVSRLTALSHTLDAMTHKESNISFPVEGKDEIAGISRKLKEFYYAMLEMEQTNALNLINNTHSSLVTCDMTGRIESVNMSAKQLFELPNRIPDSHLWNWMPIVNQKVLKVLFAPESRLFTQGEANAVLSLGNDITPYYLRFYLSVFQQGNDRKVMVTIVDITEQAHANHLLECRVAEKTKDLVATNRELQVEIEERVKAEYHLKETQNELIQAAKMAVVGQTMSSLAHELNQPLTAINTYLFSAKMALDQQQFKLANTSLDQIGVMTERMGKIINSLRHFAKKQPQDVALSTVSLRDAIDQALVLVGTQAKKLEASIELAVREDVSVFADNVGLEQVLVNLLVNSLEAVSEVDTRTIEISFVPSKAGKTSLFISDSGNGFDPTVIHQIFTPFTTTKEVGLGLGLNICRSILHRFNATICLASTLSGGALVVLELPNDPL, encoded by the coding sequence ATGACGTTTCGGTACCACACTATTGGGGCAAAGCTAATTCTTGCTTTTGCACTATCTACCATTTTACTTTCTATTGTGTGCGTGGTGGCTTTGATAACTTGGAACACCTTGGATAGACAAGTAGAGAGTTTACTCGTCAAAAGCGTGCCAAAGTACAACGCCAGTTTTCAACTGGAAAGTCGCAGCTCCCAAATACGTTCTCTAATCGACTATTTGCCTGAGATCGATAACACCATCGATCTAGATGGTCATGCCCAATCGCTTGATCAAGAGCTAGATGAAATTGAAAAAACACTTCTAAACCTTAGAGACGACCCACAAGCTCATGCGTTGCTTTCAGGCTATCGTGATTTAACGAATCAGATAGCTTTCTACGCGGAATTGGTTCGCGAGCATGTAAGCAAAACAAGAGCCTCCGCTAGGATCAGAGAACAAATTCAGTGGATCCACCAAGATATTCGCTCTGAATTGAAGCCGTTAAGGCAAGAGATCGAATGGCAAGTTGAAAGGGAGAACAGCACATATGCCCACTCAAAATTGCTCACTAATCTAAGGTTAATCCAGAATGTAACCGATCAAGAACTCGCTCTGTATTCGTTACTACAGGAAGTGGCAAAGTTTTCCCATGTCTCTCAAGTCGATAACGGAATGAAAGTTATTCAGTTTCGGTTGGATGATCTTAAAGAAATGAGCAAGCCTTTATATCGCATTCCTTCTGCCATTTCATACCAGCAGTTAATTGGAGAATTAGATTCACTTCTCGATTTAGGTAGCGGTTTTCATTTGGCGTTGCGTACGTTAGTAGAATCAGAAAGCTTACTACTAAAACAACAGCAAAAAATCTCAAACCAGCTTAATGAACTTCACCAAAACGTTGCGCTTCTCGCTTCCAATGCAGACAGCGATTTCATCGCCGTAAAAAGTGACACTGCAAATGTTATTTCATACGGAAATCAGATCTTAATCGCGTGCTTCAGTCTATCCATTTTGACCAGTGCATTTTTAACCTATTACTTTATTCATAGACGTATCGTTTCGAGATTAACGGCACTGAGCCACACTCTAGATGCTATGACACATAAAGAGAGCAACATTTCTTTCCCCGTAGAAGGAAAAGATGAAATCGCAGGAATTAGCCGAAAACTCAAAGAGTTTTACTATGCGATGCTTGAAATGGAACAAACCAATGCGTTGAATCTTATTAACAACACCCATTCGAGTTTAGTTACCTGTGATATGACCGGAAGAATCGAGTCTGTGAACATGAGTGCGAAACAGTTGTTTGAGTTGCCTAACCGAATTCCAGACAGTCACTTGTGGAATTGGATGCCCATTGTGAATCAGAAAGTCTTGAAGGTGCTGTTTGCTCCAGAGTCTCGTCTTTTTACTCAAGGGGAAGCCAACGCTGTTCTTTCTCTAGGAAACGACATTACTCCCTATTATTTGCGCTTCTATTTGAGTGTCTTTCAACAAGGTAACGATAGAAAAGTCATGGTTACGATTGTCGATATCACCGAACAAGCACACGCAAACCATTTACTTGAATGCCGTGTAGCAGAAAAAACCAAAGACTTGGTTGCGACCAACCGTGAGCTTCAAGTAGAAATCGAAGAAAGAGTGAAAGCTGAATACCATTTAAAGGAAACGCAAAACGAGCTTATTCAGGCCGCGAAAATGGCCGTGGTTGGTCAAACCATGTCTTCGCTAGCGCATGAGCTCAATCAACCACTTACGGCAATAAACACCTATTTATTTAGCGCTAAGATGGCTCTCGACCAGCAACAATTTAAACTTGCCAACACGTCCTTAGACCAAATAGGTGTTATGACTGAGCGTATGGGTAAAATTATTAACAGCCTAAGACACTTCGCTAAAAAACAACCTCAAGATGTCGCCCTATCGACTGTAAGTTTACGAGACGCGATTGACCAAGCTTTGGTGCTGGTTGGTACTCAAGCAAAAAAACTTGAAGCGAGCATTGAGTTAGCGGTAAGAGAAGATGTATCTGTCTTTGCTGATAATGTTGGGCTTGAGCAAGTTTTGGTTAACCTTTTGGTAAACAGTCTAGAAGCCGTCTCTGAGGTAGACACTCGAACCATTGAGATCAGTTTTGTACCGTCTAAAGCAGGAAAAACGTCGCTTTTCATTTCCGATAGCGGCAACGGTTTTGATCCTACTGTCATCCATCAAATTTTCACCCCTTTTACGACAACTAAAGAAGTTGGGCTTGGTTTAGGGCTCAATATTTGTCGTTCAATATTACATCGCTTTAACGCGACTATTTGTCTTGCGTCTACCCTTTCTGGTGGCGCATTAGTTGTATTGGAGTTACCTAATGACCCACTTTAA
- a CDS encoding ABC transporter substrate-binding protein, translated as MKKWSLKILSFLIFCLLSVGVNANQNELVILTTFSRDPLIPLVEEFKRLNSGVEVKVVHRPTSSSMKLINNQYIEDIDLVLTSSPLVISRLTMQEKLVDVATSFKAPLSLSTYILPKPNKVVTIGYSGAGVVWNRDYFNNHELPEPMSFASLTDPVYFGHVTMSTPSRSGTTQLMVESILTQYGWNKGWQIIANVGANLATISSRSFGVADSVAAGSIGVGPTIDSYAKNLKRKLDYIDFRHDEDLTLMPTYIGFVKQKTEDAYRQRFVELLLSNEIQTAIQTNTFAKYSVNDTKLLHGKHVVLDLDALMEREHGIIHLYDVLITQQLPQLQDAWLAIIQARKRFASSKLVLIELDHLQKRLFSPPINQSEFLHSMQEIFSTQESGNTHEPEVRAKLAQWQHTVKTQRESTINNVIQSVRDLVQGAAL; from the coding sequence TTGAAAAAATGGTCGCTAAAAATACTTTCTTTTCTTATCTTCTGCCTGTTATCCGTCGGTGTGAATGCAAACCAAAATGAACTTGTGATACTGACTACCTTTTCGAGGGATCCACTGATCCCCCTTGTAGAGGAATTTAAACGCCTCAATTCAGGTGTAGAAGTAAAAGTCGTCCACAGACCAACATCGTCAAGCATGAAGCTTATTAATAATCAATACATTGAAGATATTGACCTTGTGCTAACGTCGTCGCCTTTGGTTATCTCGCGACTCACTATGCAGGAAAAGCTGGTAGACGTTGCAACAAGTTTTAAGGCTCCTCTGTCTTTATCTACTTACATTCTTCCTAAGCCCAATAAAGTCGTCACCATAGGGTATTCCGGTGCTGGTGTTGTTTGGAATCGTGATTACTTTAATAATCATGAATTACCCGAGCCAATGTCTTTTGCCTCACTCACCGACCCTGTTTACTTTGGTCATGTCACCATGAGCACACCTTCTCGCTCTGGTACCACTCAACTTATGGTCGAGAGTATTCTTACTCAATATGGTTGGAATAAAGGGTGGCAGATCATCGCTAATGTTGGTGCAAACTTAGCCACAATTTCATCGCGTAGCTTTGGTGTAGCTGATTCAGTCGCGGCTGGTAGTATTGGAGTCGGACCTACTATTGACAGTTACGCCAAAAATCTTAAACGAAAGCTGGATTACATCGATTTCAGGCATGATGAAGATTTGACACTCATGCCTACATACATAGGCTTTGTTAAACAAAAAACAGAAGACGCGTATAGACAACGTTTTGTTGAATTATTGCTGTCCAATGAAATTCAAACCGCAATCCAAACCAACACATTTGCAAAATACAGCGTAAATGACACAAAACTCTTGCACGGAAAACATGTGGTTTTGGACCTCGACGCTCTGATGGAAAGAGAGCATGGAATCATTCATCTTTACGATGTCCTGATAACTCAGCAATTACCACAACTTCAAGATGCGTGGTTAGCCATCATTCAAGCAAGAAAAAGGTTCGCTAGTAGCAAATTGGTGTTAATAGAATTAGACCATCTTCAGAAACGACTGTTTTCCCCGCCTATAAATCAATCGGAGTTTTTGCACTCAATGCAAGAAATATTCTCCACTCAAGAATCCGGTAACACCCATGAACCGGAAGTGCGCGCTAAACTGGCTCAGTGGCAACACACGGTCAAAACCCAACGTGAAAGCACCATAAACAATGTAATACAAAGCGTTAGAGACTTGGTTCAAGGTGCGGCATTATGA